From the Macaca nemestrina isolate mMacNem1 chromosome 7, mMacNem.hap1, whole genome shotgun sequence genome, the window AAGCAGCaagttgctctttttttttttttttttttttgagacagagtctcgttctgttgcccagactggagtgcagtggcacgatctcagctcactgcagcctctgcctcctggttcaaacaattctcctgtctcagcctcctgagtaactgggattacaggcatatgccaccatgtctggttaatttttgtatatttttttttttttgtagagacggggtttcaccatgttggccaggctgatcttgaactcctgtccctgcccgcctcggcctcccaaagtgttgggattacaggcatgagccactgcgcccagcctaagtTGCTCTTTTGAATCACCTAATTGCTTGTAGAGGAGCAATGGAGGGGCACACAGAAGGGCAAGCACAGAGAACATTCCAGAAAATGCAGGACACTTTCTCTGAGGCACAGCTATTTAACAGGCAACCCCATCAAAGGAGAAGCCAGTACAGAGGTCCCAGCTAGAGACTGAACAAGGGGTGATCCCTCTCCCCTGTCACCTTGCAGAACAAGATGGTCCCAGGACTCTGACTCTGCACTCCTGGCTGCTGTGAGCCTCTTTCTATGTGTGGGTGCTTCTGTTGGGGTCCTGGGTGTTGGCCAGGGAGGGTCCCCTTTCTGCCTGCATCCCAAGAAAACCAGTCTCTGGGAACTTCACCAGAGACTTCCAAGGAGACTTGAGCTCAGTCTTAAAGAAGCGGGCATGCCTTCGGGACTGGTACCCCTGAAATCTGGGCAGAGAGAGAGCACTGGGCAGGAGGTTGAGCATATTCCACTCTGAGGGCGGTCAGGGACCTGTGGAAGccagagctggcccaggccacaCCATGACGGGCATCTTGAGAAGCAGCCTCTGCAGATTCAGGGCCTGGTGTAAATGTGCCCTGGAGGTGTCATCCAGTCACAGAAGGCAGTACTGTGTGGCAGAAAGAGCCTGGCTTTAGAGCccaacttcccaggttcaaatcctagcttgTCACTTTcatgctgtgtgacctcaggaagGCGACTTCATTCCTCTGAGCCTCTGGTTCCTCATCTGTGCACTGGGGCGATGATGCTGTGTGGTGATTGTAAGGAGTTAGTGTGCATGCAAGTCTAGCAGCACCTGGACACATAATTCAAGCAGTGAGGACCGGCATCTTTCTCCCCTTTCCGAACTACTAAGACGGACCcccgctgaggcaggagggagagtGCAGCTCGCTCTGGCCGGAAATCCATCCTTTGCTCCTTAATCAGACACTAACGGGCGCATCTATCTTCATTGTTGTTTGAGAGATGGTGGTAAACAAAGTTGATAAAGAAACCATAGGAGACCAAGATGGAGCAACCCCAAGGAAGTCACTGTAATCTGCAATACAGAGTGGTCGAGGTCTCCAATGCCCTGGACCATCTACCGCTCTGATACTGAAAAGCGAGAGAAGCTTGAAAACTGAATTTAACTGACATTTATGTTAAGGGCTGGAGGCTGAGGGGCCTCCATAGGGAAAACTCCTGCAGCCGGAAGCGCCCAGTTCCTGGGATGCTGGAGTCCTCTTCAGGGCTAGAAGCCATCCTTTTCTCCTGCCATTGCCTTCTCCTCCCGTTGCCGCAGCAAACACAGAACCTCCTCTCTCGACTGCCATCTCCACGGGCCATTTGGAAGCCAGGCAGCTGCCTCCTGCATCTTTACAGGGGTCAGGCCCTCCTGGGGATGTGGGGCCAGAAGGGAAGATCTGAGCGTGTGAGGCAGAGTGACTCCATGAGGACATCACGCAACCCCGCCTTGGCTCTGGGCTTCTCGCCTTGGGTTTTCTCATGGAGACATCCATCTTTTAAAGATCTTGCTTATGGAGCAGACCTGGGGTTTGAGGGAGAGAGACTTGCTGGAGACACAGCCACCCACGCACGCCGTGGCTAactccccagcccagcctccacCCTGTCAGTGATTCCAGGAATTCCAGGCAGGTGGTCTGTGTCCCTTCTCCCTTAATGCCAAAGTCAGGTTCTTTGCACTCGTGACCTCCCCTTAAGCTGACGCACTGGCAGATGATAAACGGCGGCAGTGACGGATGTGATCAGTAGGAACTGGCAGCCATGAGCAGGCACTGTCTGGAGCCAAGCTAGGAATCCTATTACCATGGCGGCTTCCAGGGAAGAATGCTGCTTCTGGACACCTAAGATGTCCCTTTGCCTGTCGTCAAGAACGCTCATTTCTCCTGAGACCAGAGTGAAAAGTCCAGCTTTCTTGTAATTGTCCCTAAACCTACACGCGAGCTTCCTAACCAGCTTTTAAAGTTTCTCTACCACAGAGGGTGTTATTGAcacaatttttctctctttttttttttttttttttttgcagtgtaCAAAGTGAGGAGAAAGCCTCTCTGGGCCTAGAGGTGAGTGAGCCCCCTTCTGGGACCTTTCTCACTCTATCTGCACAGGGAGGCTGCCTTGGGAAGGTGTGGGGCTGGGGGTCGGTCCTGTGCAATAAGATTTcctaaggaagaaagaaaagtgtgcccttctttctggtttttacttGGAAGCTTCCTTGTTTGCCAGGACCCCAGATGCTGATTTTTGAGAATTTAAGGAAGTGGCTTGGGCAGAAGCACTTTCACGCTGCAGGAGAATGCATGGTATCCACACTGAGTGTAAAGGACGGGTGACTGAGCAGCCTGCCAATCTTGCATCCACCTTCAAGACGCCTGGACATTCTCCCCAGGGCAGCTTCTCGGCAACCTCCTCAGGGAAGTGCTTAGTTGGGGCAGAGAGAGCAGTGAGCTGAGCAGTGAGAGAGAGCAGTGAGCTGAAACAGAGAGGACACATCTTCCTGTCCCGACTCCTCCACGAATGTGCCTGGTGACCACAGGCAAATCACCCCCCTCTCTGACCCATGCATTGAATAATTCAGTGGACATGAATCTTGTTCATCTTTAAAATTCCACGATTCCTCAGAGAAGAAAGAGTATCCTCACGTGGGTGGCCTGAAGAGTCCACTGCCTGGCAGATCTAGCTGTTAAAGACATCCTCTcccatcctctcccctcctcttcttaaaaagaagagaaagtccAGCCAGGAGATAAAAACCACTAACAACACTCCCAGAAACCCCACCCTATGACCAGTAACCTCCCATCCCTGGGTCTCCGGATGCACTTGGGTCTTGGAAGGGACCGGGTGTCTCGTGACAAAGGTGCCATTTCAAAGTCAAATTAGGAACATCCAATGGCCCTACTAGGTGGCCAAGGTACTGAATGTTAAACCAGAATTGGGTCGGGAACACTGAAGTCCTGAGGGTCGCTCCTGCCCCAGCACCCCACACCCTAGGTTCGATAAGTTTGCATAAAAACAAGACACACGAGTGATTATTTACCACCAGCAAGCGACCATCAAACTGTGCCTATGTTTTAAACCTAACTAGCTGTTCCATCTAGTCTCCTGTTCCTGGAATGTAGTTTCAAGGATCCCCAATCTGCCCTCTGAAGGCCTTGCCCCATCATGCCTCTAGGGGTGGGAGGCCCATACTTCCATGTCTTCTGACTCAGCTTGACCACAACGTGGGATATTTGAAATCAGGGCTGCTGGGGGGAAATTCCAGAAGGATGGCTGCTGCCTCTGGTCAAAACTCCTGGTTCTAGAACATGAGAGCAGCCAAAGGCCAACAGCAAGTCAGAGCTACGTGCCAAGCCTCACCCCATGGTGGTGGAGGGTGCGCCGTCCTCAGAAGGTGAAGGCGTACACCACACCCACCACCACGATGTTCCCCAGCGTGGCTATGATGGCAATCCATAGCAAGACGGCGTCGTTGGAGGACCGAGGAGGATCTTCCGGCTGGCCCTGGCCATTGGCAGCTGCGTGGACATTGGCAGAGGAGTTAAACAGGGAGTACTCGGTGCTGAAGTCCTCATTGGGCGAGTCCATGAAAGCTCCTCCCATCATGGGCAGCTgcaaagaaggagagagagagacaattaTCCAGGGCCATGGGAGCTTGGGTAGATGTGCCCTCCGAAAGGGAAGTGGCCTGGCCAAACAGCCCCACATGAAGCTACAACTTCTACTGCACCTGCAAAACAGGGCTTTGCTTTCATGGTTTTATAATTGATGGTGCATATGGTAATCTATAAAAAATTAGTGTTCACAGCAGCCTGTTGAGGCAGACGTTGTCATGCCCACGCTACTATGAAAGCATCAAGGAACTCACCCAACAGCTAGCTGGTGACTCACTAGGACTCACAGCAACCCCTCCAGCCATTCCCCTCCCCCAATGCCAGGCTCCTCCATGACAATATGGGTTGTAAAATACCTTCATTCctcttctaattttaaaaataatatatgcttagcatagaacactaagaaaacacaaaacaggaTAAAAAAACGAGAATCATGATCCCACCACATGATCACTGCTAACATTTTGATGGTTTTTATTTCCAAtcttttttcctctgtgtgtgtgtgtatgtgtgtgtgtgtgtatgtgagagagagagagagagagagagagagagagagagggtgagcgaaaacacatttaaatgtgttttttaatccATGTTTCAAAATGACCATCAAAATTCCATTTTAACAGTTGTGTATTATTCTATCACGAACATAAGCCAAAATGTAACCACTGCCCTAGAGTTGGAGATTTAGCAATTTCCACTTTTCCTATGAAAAATAATACACTGATCAACATCCTTGTACATCCTTTAGCATGTACATGCATCCTTGTACACACATTGTTATTTATTAGGGCAGACTCCCAGACACACAATTTCTGAGTCGATGAGTATGAACACTGTATACCTTCTGGTGGATAGGAACAAATACCCCAGAAGAGTGACTCTAATTCCCACCGCTTGCGCCGCACACCACTGCACACGGGACGCCAGAATGTTTGTATTCATGGATCAGAACTTCCCATCTCTGTTTTTAAAGGTTCTCTGCTGCTCAGACTTCAGGTGGGAGGTGAGGTGCTCCAAGGGAGGGGGTGATCCTGGACACAGCAGTGAAGAGGAGGTCCCTCCCTGCCCCAGTCCAGGAGGCCCACATCCAGGCTTCCCAGGCCCTCTCCAGAGGCAGAATGTGCATCTGCATTCCCGGGCTGGCACTGACACCTATTTGGCCCATAATCAATGTTTCTTTTGAAGGGAACCTGAGTGAATGAACACGACACAGTGATGCCTGCGTTGGATGCACAGTTACCAAGCACTGCATGAGACAGTATTCTGCGTGGAGCTCCTGCTATGGTCAGGGGCTGTGCTAGAGATATTAAAATACTCTCAATCATTCAACCATCCTGGCGGAGGCTACTACTgcaaccccattttacagatggataaGCAGAGGTCGAGGACATAGCACTAATCTGTGGTGGTGTCAGGGCTGAGCGCCAGGAGTGTCCGACTATGAGCCCAGGCACTCTCTGCTCCGCATGCAGCCCCATGGGCTTCAGGGTCAGGCTCCTGGAACATGAGAGGCACACGGGTGCCTGGGCAGCTGCTGCTCAGAAGCTCTCTGGCCTGCCTTGAGTCTCAGTGGCCTCTTCTTAAAGGATGACCATTACCAGGTCACCAGGTGGCCCTTGAGCGTCTGCTTCTGATGGGCTCCTGCCAGGAGGCACTCGGCACCTATATTCCTAACATGGTGCTGTCCTTGAGGGGATGGAGCAAGGCAGTTGTTGACCTTGACAGTGCAGTGACTAGAAGGGACTGTTATGGGGCTCAGGGCAGGCCAGGCGCAATTTCCGAGTGGGGGCTGCAGGTTACCATGCTGTGTTCACCCCTCGAGGGgtacatttttatataagtaCTTCTTATATGTATAACatattctattaatatatttaaattaaatatgatGACCAATGCAGACAAGAATATTACAATAGTTTTTTTAggctaaaaatacaattttaagtgGAAATAAAAGAATTGCAGGTCAGATGGGGTGCGGGTGAATCAGACACATGCCAGCCTAATGGGCGGCTTCCCCTTCCCCAGGTGACATCATCAGTGCCTTTGCCCAGCCTGTCCACAACAGAAGGCCTCCCAGGCTAAGGTAAAGTCACCAACATTTGCTGGTGGCCTCTTGGAAAGCAGGCTCAGTGTGGGAAGCTGTGCTTTCTTCCTCTTGGGTGTGACAAGGGGGTTTGTTCTGCCCCCACATCCCCCCATGACCCCTGCCAGATTCCCCGGAATTAACCAGAGTTCCCGTCCCTTCCCACTCATTGCTTCTTGTCTCTCCTCCCTCACCAGGCCCATGCTGCTGGGTGTTTAGACAGATGGCTCCCTGGATTCCACGCATGGGATCTGATCCACTCTTCCACCCCATGGAGCTCTCTGGGCATATATcccatctctctcctctctttagAGCAAATGTGAATGAGATGAGTATTTTCATCCAAATCactggggaaagagggagggaatcTGGACAGATCCTTTTGTAGGACTCCCGCCAACCGGGTCATCAGGTGGCCCTTGAGCACCTGCTTCCGATGAGCTCCTGCCAGGCGGCACACGGCACCTGTATTCCAAACACTCCTGCCAAACAGGTCAGGGTGATGCCCTCCAGCCTCTGCACCCCTCACTTCTCTGCCTCCCTGCAGGTATTTATTTAATACCTTTGCATGtcagtttcctgttgctgctgtgaCTAATTACCACAAGCACAGTGGCTGAAAACAGCACTAATTTATCATACAGTTTCAGAGACCTCACTAGACTAAAATCGAAGCGTTGGCAGAGCTGCACTCCTTCTGGAGGCACTAGGGGACaatctgttttctcctctttcccagcttctagaggccgcccacattcctgggctcatgactgggctcatggccccttcctccatcttcaaagccagcagtgtagcatcttccaatctctctctctcatcttccaATCTCTCTTTCTCATCTTCCAGCCTCACTCTTATAAGGGCCCTTGTGATGACACTGAGCTCCCCTGGCTAATCCAGGCCACTCCtaccatctcaaaatccttaacttaatcacacctgcaaagtccctttgGCCATGAACGGTAACCCGTCCACAGGTTCTAGgggttaggatgtggacatcCTTGGTGGGGGCATCATTCTGCCGACCACACCCCGGACTTCTGTTCCAGAAAGGAGTCAGGATGGTGTGCATAACTGGATGTCCACTTCCCATTAGACAGAGAACTCTTGAAGGCAAGGATATGGTCTACTCATCACAAACTCCCTCAGCCCCATCCTTAACATACAAAAAAAGTGACAAGTAAAAGCATGCGGAATTAATGAATATGAAATCAGCAGGAGGGTTCCCCACAGGCGGTACTTCATAAACCCCAATCCTGGAGCTCCCAGACGTGGGACAGGCCTCATGGGGAGTCCCCTTTGCCCTGCACCTGTGGTGGGAGCTCAGAACTGCCAGAGAGGATGGTCAGTGTTGGATGGATTCTGCTGTCTCGGAGCGTGGGAAACGAGGGTGGGTTCTGGTGTCAGAAAGGCTCGGGGTGAATCCACATACAGTGGGGCTTGGGTGAGTGACTCACCGACTTGCCTCAATTTCCCTTCTGTAAATGATGAAGAGAATGCAGTCCAACCAGCGAGATTGTTGCAAGCAGTGAATAAGATCATGTATAAGAAAGCATGGCCCCAAACAGTTACACAACAATTACCAACCAGTATTCCTTCCCTCTGTCGTCCTTGTAGGAGAGTATTACATGCATCTCTTATCCAGCTGCTTAAGCTGAAGTGAGGAAATCAGGAACACGGCATTTCTAGTCATGTGCTTTTTGTGTGATCAATAACTAGATACTCATTTTTAGTTGTCAGCAGATGGCCGCCCGTGCCCCCACCGTATGCTGAGACAGGCGGCTGAGAGGTGCTCCAAAGCCGGTCAGCCCTGTTGCTCCATCCGTCTCAagtttgttggttttattttgttttgatatttttttctttgtaaaacagGTTCTAAATGGAAAGTGCTGAGTTAGACATAAAAACAACTtcaaccatcctggctaacacagtgaaaccccacctctactaaaaatacaaaaaattaaccaggcgtggtggtgggcgcctgtagtcccagctactttggaggctgaggcaggagaatggcgtaaacccaggaggcggaacttgcagtgagctgagatcgtgccactgcactccagcctgactccagagcgagactctgtctcaaaaaaataaaaataaaaatacaaaaataacttcAAACAGCAGAATTCCATGACTCGAAAACAAAAAGTCAGTCTCAATTCCAACATTTGGAAGTTACGAAAATTTGATGAGGATCTGGCTTGTGGTCAGCACAAGGGGTGTTGGCTGAGGTCATCCTGGAAGCAGGTGGTGAGAGAATGTCACTCTCAAAGCCTGCCCGACCAGCTCCAGTCTACTTTTAGCCACTTTTAAAGATGGCCTTTTGGTGGCACGCCACTGCTGGAAACGAGCAGCTGGGCTTTCTCACACCAGTGGGCAGGGGTGGCCACCGGCCTTCAGAGAATGGGACTCTTGGATGAGGTTTTGACTCAGATTTGGGGGGTGTGATCCTAACCTTAAACCCTAGAAAAGCTACTGTGCAGAAGAGAGAGTGGCTTAAGGGGGCAGAACTAGAAAACTAGTCTCCTGTTGCTGAGTTAGACGCTGGCAACCAGGACAACACGAGGTGACCTGGGGGGCGATGGTGGCCTTGATTCCCTATCGGAGGAGATGTTCATGtcaagattaaaaacaaacaaacaacaacaacaaacaaacatttgttggccgggtgcggtgactcatgcctgcaatcccagcactttgggaggccaaggtgggaggattgcttgaggctacgagttcaagatcagtctggctaatgtagtgagactccatctctacaaaatataaaaaaaattagcggggtgtggtggtgtacacttatggtcccagctactagggaggttgatgtgggaggatcacctgagcccaggacaTCGTGGCTGTAGTGAggtatgatggcaccactgcactccagtctgggcaccagcgagaccctgtctcaaaaaaagaaaaagaaaacagaaacacttGTTGGCTTGTCGAAGAAAGAAGGCTGTATTTTTCTGCCTACACTTTTCAGAAGGCAGGGATCTTCCACAGTATCACAGTATCCCCAATGCCTAGACTAGAGCAgacactcaaaaaatatttggtgaatgaatgaatcctaGGACCATCAGTCAAGAATCCTGAGGGCATGTTAAGGTTTAGCCCCAGGGCCAACATTGCCTCCTGGTGTGATCTAGGCCCgcttcttaacctctctgaggcaGAGGGTTCTCAGTtaaaaacagggaaaataataaagacagcTCATAGAAGGGGGCTGCTGGGAGGTTCTTAACACTGGATGAAAAATGCTTTCTAGGGGAAAAAGGCAAGTCACAAAATAAATTCATTCTTGAAATCAAAAACATGCATGCATAATATTACCATGTACTATGCATGGATTTATACAAATGTTAGTAAAAGTACCAACGTGGATTGAGAAGCCAGACTTGCGATCGTGGCTGCCTCTGGGAAAGGGGAAGATGGAACAAAGGAGACCGATTTCATCTGCAGTCGTTTCTTATAAGGAAAGACAAGGCAGACATGATGAAATATTATAAATGGCCTATTCTGGTCAGTGGGTATATGAGTGTCTGCTATAGTTTGGTATTTTTGAACTTCCTAAAATTAAGAGCAGTGCTTCGAGCGTTGGAGTGCACCGCGCGTGATGGTTACAATCGATCGTGGCTGTGGGATTAAGCACTCTCTGAATTCAGAAGGGTGCCCCAGGCTCGGAGTCCCTGCCCTGCAGTGTTGGGGCACCATGTGGCATGTGGTGGCTGAGTGTGATGTGGGGTGTTCCAGGTGGTCCGGGCCATTGTGGACAATGGGATGACACCCCCCCAGGGGCCTCAGAGGGCCTTGCCTTCCCGACAGTCTCCATCCTGCTCCCAGAGCAGAGCTGCTCTAAGGAGTGGGGTGGCCTTTAGGTCTCCACCTGTTCCTGCTAAGGAGGTGACTGTTATATAAATCTCCCCTAAGCGCCACCTCTACAGAGAAAGGAATGGAAAATGCTTTCAGAAGGAAATCTTCAAAGCATGGTTATCAGAGGTGACCTTGGCAGGCCTTTCAGAGGACGGGTAAACACAAAACAACAGAAGTGTAATTGTGATGGCTTGTGATACGGGGGCCACCAGACCCTCCTCCCTTAGATGCAGTCTCAGTGCCCGGCTTGGCCTCGCCGGTCCTGTGGCATCCTGGCCCAGAACAGTTAGAATCTGATGCTCCTGGGCTGtgaattttaaagttaaatttgtaGGGCGGTAAAGACAGCCATGTCCCCAGTGGGCTGTGCTGCTCCCATGCTGCTCTGGGTCTGGAGAGCCGAGATCTGGCCCTGCTCCAGCCCTGCCCTGTCTTGGAGCTTTACATACTAGGGAGCAGCTTGGATGGGGTGATATCTAAGGTCAGAAGTCCCTGCCCAATACTAAGAAGGCTGAAATCAGTTATAGACAGGCCTAAAGTGACAGCCTGTGTGGCAAATATTGCCACAcaaagccttcaataaaattctcAAACAAAATGTaagatgcccagttaaatttgaatttcaaataaacaacaacacaATTTTTAGCATAAGTATATCCCACATATTAGCATAAGTGTATCCCACATATTGCATGGCATATACTTAtcctaaataattatttgttgtttatctgacaATGAAATTTAGCTGTGCATCTTTTATTTGCTACATCTGACAACTCAATATGTGGCTAATCTAAAAAATAGCAGCAATTTCAGAATTTGTACAAGAGACCACGCCTTCAGTTTTGTCTCTTCAGAACACACCATCTGTGGCCCAGGCTCTCTGGAGGACCTAGCACATCAGAAAATTCCAGAGAAGCCTCCAGTTAGTGTACAAACATTATAAAGATAATTTCTCTCATCGCTAAATTCTCGCAGGCTCTCTGTGGTCTAAACATAAAGCCCGGATAGATTTGaataccatccatccatcctttcgtcattcattcaacaaataccgAAGGCCCACTGGCACCAGGAAGTGATAGACAGACATTAGGCACACCAAGGGTTACTCATGACCTCTGAAGGgctcaacattttaaaagaatatagacTTAAACACACAGTCACAAAATAGTGTCGTGTGCACTTtcacagagagaggaaaaaggcgATGGGATTTTGATGGGGTGAAGACATTTCGGCTAGAAAGAAGCAACACAGGCCGGGATTCTTTACAAGAGCTGCAGAATCAGGCATGAGACTGAGCTCCCGCGTGATTCCTTTTTAGCTGTATGATGAGGGCAAATGACTAACCATcccatgcctcagcttccttatctgtaaaatgaagataagagCAGGAACCACCTCCTAAGGTGCTGTGGGGTGACAGAAACTCACAGCACCTGGCTGTGTGTGTTCCATGCTCGTGAGCTGTCATTGTAAGTTTCATCCTTGCCGTGTGGCCCCGTGACTTCCAAGGCAAAGAGCTGGACCTGCTGTCTCAGGCTCTCTCTAGAGTGGGGTCTCttttgattttctccattttccacTTTTGGGTCTGGTTTACTTTATGTGGATTCCACTGGGAACgtaagagaagaaatgaaaggcGCATGGCGAGGTACACGCTGATCTCCTCATAATGTCCTCTGATGGGGAGGGCTGAAGCCCCACAGAGCAGGAGGGTCAGCAAAGGATGGAAAGGCGACTGAGTTTTCATTGCCCACTCATGGGCTTTTACAAATCAGCAGGAACTGCTGGGAGGCTGGGCTCTGAATGGCACAGTGGTCTCCTGACCTGGGACGGGCAGGACCGCAGGACTGTGAACAGGCAGTCAGGTCCTCCTGAAGGAATGGGTGGTACCTGAAGGGGCCCCAAGGGAGATGTAAGATCCTGGTGCCAGCCCAGTCTGCCTGCTGGACTAGGCCACTTCTATTGCTGGATCTGTTCCCTGTCTCAACACAAGAACTCCTGCCTGGGATCCACGGGACCATTATGAAACTAGGAGAATATGATAAAATGCTTGCAGTGCCGGCGCAGATAGAGTAAGCCCACTGCAGATTACAACTAAGAACCCCAGGCAGGCTCCAACAAGCAACGGCGAGGCCCCTGACAAGAAAGCCGCAGCAGCTGGCTCGGGGAGGGAAAATAAACCTGGAGAAAGACAGGTGTCATGAGCTTACTGgggtttttgccttttttatcTCCGAGGATTGAGCACAAAAGCTCTAGAAGAAACCCCCTCTCTCTAGACAGAAGACTGAGAAGCCAGGCTCCTGTGAGCTGGCAGTTTGAGGGAAATCCctgatttttgcttgttttctcttttttatctccTGGCCCTGCCTCACAAGGCAGTGTCAGTTGCTGAGCTGTGTTGCCACGGTCGCGACAGCAGCAGTGACAGTGACCTAAACACAAGAGAAAACCTTCCCACCGGCCAGAGGAACCCGGGGAAGGGCCTCATGTTCTGAAGAGTGTGGGGGGCTCCCTTGatctcttccattttctctcaCTGCTTTGCCTACAGGGTGCCCCGGCGGTGCAGACCGGTGTAGCAGCACAGGAGGATGCAGCGGGCAGAAACACCGG encodes:
- the C7H14orf132 gene encoding uncharacterized protein C14orf132 homolog isoform X1 gives rise to the protein MDLSFMAAQLPMMGGAFMDSPNEDFSTEYSLFNSSANVHAAANGQGQPEDPPRSSNDAVLLWIAIIATLGNIVVVGVVYAFTF
- the C7H14orf132 gene encoding uncharacterized protein C14orf132 homolog isoform X2, yielding MSWAQLPMMGGAFMDSPNEDFSTEYSLFNSSANVHAAANGQGQPEDPPRSSNDAVLLWIAIIATLGNIVVVGVVYAFTF
- the C7H14orf132 gene encoding uncharacterized protein C14orf132 homolog isoform X4, with translation MPQNVSNIHTYSTGQVSMGNNSEKTKSCMDQPNSFPSCHCHLEFFRLPMMGGAFMDSPNEDFSTEYSLFNSSANVHAAANGQGQPEDPPRSSNDAVLLWIAIIATLGNIVVVGVVYAFTF
- the C7H14orf132 gene encoding uncharacterized protein C14orf132 homolog isoform X3 encodes the protein MMGGAFMDSPNEDFSTEYSLFNSSANVHAAANGQGQPEDPPRSSNDAVLLWIAIIATLGNIVVVGVVYAFTF